In Halorubellus sp. JP-L1, one DNA window encodes the following:
- a CDS encoding bifunctional 2-polyprenyl-6-hydroxyphenol methylase/3-demethylubiquinol 3-O-methyltransferase UbiG, translated as MDELARTTRAYETDAGAYVEKYETESIAARFWDDVDPKFPGPRLLDVGCGPGPDTATFTDHGYDVVGFDLTTAFLQRARDTVDAPFVRGDMRTLPFQSNAFDGVWACASLLHVPRDDVPGTLREFRRVLDAPGTLVATLKRQGTDRHSDDDRHFERYTPAELRALATDADYDDVTVTASGDRWLELTARIDA; from the coding sequence ATGGACGAACTCGCACGCACGACCCGAGCGTACGAGACCGACGCCGGAGCGTACGTCGAGAAGTACGAGACCGAATCGATCGCCGCTCGCTTCTGGGACGACGTCGACCCGAAGTTCCCAGGCCCCCGCCTCCTCGACGTCGGCTGCGGGCCCGGACCCGACACCGCGACGTTCACAGACCACGGGTACGACGTCGTCGGCTTCGACCTCACCACCGCCTTCCTCCAGCGCGCTCGCGACACCGTCGACGCACCGTTCGTCCGCGGCGACATGCGCACCCTCCCCTTCCAGTCGAACGCGTTCGACGGCGTCTGGGCGTGCGCGAGCCTCCTCCACGTCCCCCGCGACGACGTCCCTGGGACCCTCCGCGAGTTCCGTCGCGTCCTCGACGCCCCCGGAACGCTCGTCGCCACCCTCAAACGCCAGGGGACAGACCGCCACAGCGACGACGACCGCCACTTCGAACGCTACACCCCAGCGGAACTCCGCGCGCTCGCAACCGACGCCGACTACGACGACGTCACCGTCACAGCCAGCGGCGACCGCTGGCTCGAACTCACCGCACGCATCGACGCCTGA
- a CDS encoding aminopeptidase: protein MDDRVREHAEVLVDWSARVEEGDDVIVSVSEGCHDLAVAVSEALGERGANVVTLYSSAEANRAYLRAHDDEFGLGEHELALVESADVGIRIGGGRNTSAMVDVDAATRAASSKASEAVREAWMDLDYVSTLHPTRSLAQQAEMSYEAYQEFVYDAILRDWQALADEMAQLKEILDAGSEVRLVIGDHTDVSMSIEGRTAVNSAASVAYNSSNLPSGEVFTAPYDTEGEVCFDVPMTFRGKTVRDVRLAFEDGEVVEYSAGHNEDVLGEILDTDDGARRLGELGIGMNPGIDRFTDNILFDEKMRDTVHLAVGRAYDANLPEGEDGNHSAVHVDMIADVSEDSRLEVDGEVVQRDGVFRWEDKFTA from the coding sequence ATGGACGACCGTGTTCGAGAGCACGCCGAGGTGCTCGTGGATTGGAGTGCGCGCGTGGAGGAGGGCGACGACGTGATCGTGAGCGTGAGCGAGGGCTGTCACGACCTGGCGGTGGCGGTGTCCGAGGCGCTCGGGGAGCGTGGGGCGAACGTGGTGACGCTTTACTCGTCGGCGGAGGCGAACCGCGCGTACTTGCGGGCGCACGACGACGAGTTCGGGCTGGGCGAGCACGAGCTGGCGCTCGTCGAGAGCGCGGACGTGGGGATCCGGATCGGTGGGGGTCGGAACACGAGCGCGATGGTGGACGTGGACGCGGCGACGCGCGCGGCGAGTTCGAAGGCGTCGGAGGCGGTTCGGGAGGCGTGGATGGACCTGGATTACGTGTCGACGCTGCATCCGACGCGGTCGCTCGCGCAGCAGGCGGAGATGTCCTACGAGGCGTACCAGGAGTTCGTGTACGACGCGATTCTCCGGGATTGGCAGGCGCTCGCGGACGAGATGGCGCAGCTGAAGGAGATCCTCGACGCGGGCAGCGAGGTCCGACTGGTGATCGGCGACCACACGGACGTCTCGATGTCGATCGAGGGGCGGACGGCGGTGAACTCGGCGGCGAGCGTCGCCTACAATTCGAGTAACCTCCCGAGTGGGGAGGTGTTCACAGCGCCGTACGACACGGAGGGCGAGGTGTGCTTCGACGTGCCGATGACGTTCCGCGGGAAGACCGTGCGGGACGTCCGGCTCGCGTTCGAGGACGGCGAGGTCGTGGAGTACTCGGCGGGGCACAACGAGGACGTCCTGGGGGAGATTCTCGACACGGACGATGGCGCGCGGCGACTGGGCGAACTCGGGATCGGGATGAATCCGGGCATCGATCGGTTCACGGACAACATCCTGTTCGACGAGAAGATGCGTGACACCGTCCACCTCGCGGTCGGGCGGGCGTACGACGCGAACCTCCCCGAGGGCGAAGACGGGAACCATTCGGCGGTGCACGTGGACATGATCGCGGACGTGAGCGAGGACTCGCGCCTGGAGGTCGACGGCGAGGTCGTCCAGCGCGACGGCGTGTTCAGGTGGGAGGACAAATTTACGGCGTAG
- a CDS encoding class I SAM-dependent methyltransferase, protein MASKDYVKHVWTIGSYPDIGEDFLSMAAHLVDAADVGPDQAILDVACGTGNVAITAARRGARVTGVDITPAMLEDARENAAIADVDADWHEGDAVDLPFDDDAFDATLSCVGHMFANPPDLAASEQVRVTRPGGQIAFTSWTPKSVVPAMANVMNEYLPPNPDAPEPPFRWGDPDVVQDRLGDGVADLEFETGTVDQRSLSPAHLWESARTQSGMFIVALEDVDDADHPALRADVLDVIDDYFDDTTNTVPIEYRLAKATVA, encoded by the coding sequence ATGGCTTCGAAAGACTACGTGAAGCACGTCTGGACGATCGGGTCGTATCCGGACATCGGCGAGGACTTCCTCTCGATGGCCGCGCACCTCGTGGACGCCGCCGACGTCGGCCCGGACCAGGCGATCCTCGACGTCGCGTGCGGAACCGGAAACGTCGCCATCACGGCCGCACGACGCGGTGCACGCGTGACCGGCGTCGACATCACGCCAGCGATGCTCGAGGACGCCCGCGAGAACGCCGCGATCGCCGACGTCGACGCCGACTGGCACGAAGGCGACGCGGTCGACCTCCCGTTCGACGACGACGCGTTCGACGCCACGCTCTCGTGCGTCGGCCACATGTTCGCGAACCCGCCCGACCTCGCAGCCTCGGAGCAGGTCCGGGTGACGCGCCCCGGCGGCCAGATCGCGTTCACGTCTTGGACGCCCAAGAGCGTCGTCCCCGCGATGGCGAACGTCATGAACGAGTACCTCCCGCCGAACCCCGACGCTCCCGAACCGCCGTTCCGTTGGGGCGACCCCGACGTCGTCCAGGACCGCCTCGGCGACGGCGTCGCCGACCTCGAATTCGAGACCGGGACCGTCGACCAGCGCTCGCTCTCCCCAGCGCACCTCTGGGAGAGCGCAAGAACCCAGTCCGGAATGTTCATCGTCGCCCTCGAAGACGTCGACGACGCCGACCACCCTGCCCTCCGCGCCGACGTGCTCGACGTCATCGACGACTACTTCGATGACACCACGAACACCGTCCCCATTGAGTACCGACTCGCGAAAGCAACCGTCGCGTGA
- a CDS encoding cysteine hydrolase family protein, whose product MNVDSESTALVVVDMQNGFCHPDGSLYAPGSEAAVEPVAELVDRARDAGVRVVFTRDVHPPEQFDDAHYYDEFEQWGEHVLEDSWDAELVDELDVTENDHVVQKHTYDAFHQTELDGWLSARGVDDLLFCGTLANVCVLHTAGSAGLRDYRPVLVEDAIGAIEDDHREYALEHADWLFGEVVASDDVSF is encoded by the coding sequence ATGAACGTCGATTCCGAGTCCACGGCGCTCGTCGTCGTCGACATGCAGAACGGGTTCTGTCACCCGGACGGGAGCCTGTACGCGCCCGGGAGCGAGGCGGCCGTCGAACCGGTGGCCGAACTCGTCGACCGCGCTCGCGACGCGGGCGTTCGCGTCGTCTTCACCCGCGATGTCCATCCGCCCGAGCAGTTCGACGACGCCCATTACTACGACGAGTTCGAGCAGTGGGGCGAGCACGTCCTCGAGGACTCCTGGGACGCCGAACTCGTCGACGAGCTCGACGTCACGGAGAACGATCACGTCGTCCAGAAGCACACGTACGACGCGTTCCACCAGACCGAACTCGACGGCTGGCTGTCCGCCAGGGGCGTCGACGACCTGCTGTTCTGTGGGACGCTCGCGAACGTCTGCGTCCTCCACACCGCCGGGTCTGCGGGCCTCCGGGACTACCGGCCGGTGCTCGTCGAGGACGCCATAGGCGCTATCGAGGACGACCACAGGGAGTACGCGCTCGAGCACGCGGACTGGCTGTTCGGCGAGGTCGTCGCGAGCGACGACGTCTCCTTCTAG
- a CDS encoding archaellin/type IV pilin N-terminal domain-containing protein yields MLTLPNADDGDRGQVGIGTLIIFIAMVLVAAVAAGVLINTAGLLESTASDTSADSQAQVSNQLTVVHAAGNVNSGTENVTDLNFTVMKSAGSDDIDLANATVEYQSDDAAQTLSWNTTMSATDFVVYEVGNSAPIASATNDALTLSAQDERAVIRVNLTDVGDELQEGGEATVRFVDQSGAATIYGVNVPDTISDENYVAV; encoded by the coding sequence ATGCTGACTCTACCCAACGCAGACGACGGCGACCGCGGTCAGGTCGGTATCGGCACGCTCATCATCTTCATCGCGATGGTGCTGGTCGCCGCGGTGGCGGCGGGCGTCCTCATCAACACGGCCGGACTGCTCGAGTCCACCGCGTCCGACACGAGCGCGGACTCGCAGGCACAGGTCTCCAACCAGCTCACGGTCGTGCACGCTGCCGGGAACGTCAACTCCGGGACGGAGAACGTGACGGACCTGAACTTCACGGTCATGAAGTCGGCCGGCTCTGACGACATCGACCTCGCGAACGCGACCGTCGAGTACCAGAGCGACGACGCGGCGCAGACGCTATCGTGGAACACCACCATGAGCGCGACTGACTTCGTCGTCTACGAGGTCGGAAACAGCGCGCCGATCGCGTCCGCGACGAACGACGCCCTCACCCTGAGCGCCCAGGACGAGCGCGCGGTCATCCGCGTCAACCTCACCGACGTCGGTGACGAACTGCAGGAGGGCGGAGAGGCAACCGTCCGGTTCGTCGACCAGTCCGGTGCGGCGACGATTTACGGCGTGAACGTCCCGGACACGATCAGCGACGAGAACTACGTGGCGGTCTGA
- a CDS encoding Hvo_1808 family surface protein: MGRSLLAVAVVAAVVLSGCAFLDVGGIAEPDSNRPDPDADVLGWEDGYWWNDSVAVDASDGLSKAELEVVTARMMARIERIRGHEFTEDVRVRVISHDEYRSGGSDDPEGTPTEEQFWEATFVVGEDDGVAESFDALYGSAVQGYYSNGRIVVIGSGDGGDLRISRATLVHELEHALQDQQLTLRVNASTRDGTLAGRGITEGDANYVESLYEARCEDGRFDCVSVPDGDGEGNTDGGGERLAYNRGLFVSTFVPYAEGAEFVAALRERGGWAAVDDGFETQPASTEQVIHPDAYPDERPERVTVRDRSNAPWNRVGDGEVVGEATAYAALWYNDVVPRDHLTSTEDGRYTYDHPITAGWGGDRLVAYENDGQHGYVWKTTWDSTGDAREFATAYRDLLESKDATARGDGVYVIEDGAFADAFRVVRTDETVVVVNAPTVGALDGVRDREQQGARAPTVGALDGAHDRHQRTANASVAGGVP, translated from the coding sequence ATGGGTCGTTCCCTCCTCGCAGTCGCCGTCGTCGCCGCCGTCGTCCTCTCTGGGTGTGCGTTCCTCGACGTCGGCGGCATCGCGGAACCGGACTCGAACCGTCCCGACCCCGACGCGGACGTCCTCGGGTGGGAGGACGGCTACTGGTGGAACGACTCGGTGGCCGTCGACGCGAGCGACGGCCTGTCGAAGGCGGAACTCGAGGTCGTGACCGCTCGCATGATGGCGCGCATCGAACGCATCCGCGGCCACGAGTTCACCGAGGACGTTCGCGTGCGAGTCATCTCGCACGACGAGTACCGGTCCGGTGGGAGCGACGACCCCGAGGGGACGCCCACCGAGGAGCAGTTCTGGGAGGCGACGTTCGTCGTCGGCGAGGACGACGGCGTCGCCGAGTCCTTCGACGCCCTCTACGGGTCTGCCGTCCAGGGATACTACTCGAACGGCCGCATCGTCGTCATCGGGAGCGGCGACGGCGGCGACCTCCGGATCTCGCGGGCGACGCTCGTCCACGAACTCGAGCACGCACTTCAGGACCAGCAGCTGACGCTCCGCGTGAACGCGAGCACGCGAGACGGAACGCTCGCCGGCCGCGGCATCACCGAAGGGGACGCGAACTACGTCGAATCGCTGTACGAGGCGCGCTGCGAGGACGGCCGGTTCGACTGCGTGTCCGTCCCCGACGGCGACGGCGAAGGCAACACCGACGGCGGCGGGGAGCGTCTCGCGTACAATCGCGGCCTGTTCGTGTCCACGTTCGTCCCGTACGCCGAAGGCGCCGAGTTCGTCGCCGCGCTCCGCGAACGCGGCGGCTGGGCGGCCGTCGACGACGGGTTCGAGACGCAGCCGGCGAGCACCGAACAGGTAATCCACCCCGACGCGTACCCGGACGAACGCCCCGAGCGCGTCACCGTCCGGGACCGCTCGAACGCGCCGTGGAACCGCGTCGGCGACGGCGAAGTCGTCGGCGAGGCGACCGCGTACGCGGCGCTCTGGTACAACGACGTCGTCCCTCGCGACCACCTCACGAGCACCGAGGATGGGCGGTACACGTACGACCACCCGATCACGGCCGGCTGGGGCGGCGACCGACTGGTCGCGTACGAGAACGACGGCCAGCACGGGTACGTCTGGAAGACGACGTGGGACTCGACCGGGGACGCTCGCGAGTTCGCGACCGCGTACCGCGACCTCCTCGAATCGAAGGACGCGACCGCACGCGGCGACGGCGTGTACGTGATCGAGGACGGTGCGTTCGCGGACGCGTTCCGCGTCGTCCGCACCGACGAGACGGTCGTCGTCGTGAACGCACCGACGGTCGGCGCACTCGACGGCGTCCGCGACCGCGAGCAGCAGGGTGCCAGGGCGCCGACGGTCGGCGCACTCGACGGCGCCCACGACCGCCATCAACGAACCGCGAACGCGTCCGTCGCGGGCGGCGTGCCGTAA
- a CDS encoding Hvo_1808 family surface protein, whose amino-acid sequence MKRLAIALVVLSVVLAGCNAPVDIGADATADTTTPSDTTAATDATTSESSTTDESDGAPPDPEEDVIGWEDGVWHNESIDVDQSDGLTDEEIEAFVSRAMARVEHIREKEFKERVPVEVVPRSEYANQSANSSTPKAQSDWNNQVWEALFISSESRNVSEELSTFYSTGVGGYYSPTEDAIVIISDDPDTPVISNATLVHELQHALQDQYFDLSQDKYNAPTQDGSLAGDGIVEGDANYVEYVYRDYCTNGTWDCVATPASDGGAGGEFNFGIYVTIFNPYADGPNYVSELKQAGGWDLVDDVMRNPPQSTETVIHARTPDEAEEPAPIEYEDTATDGWTTFENQGVDGYDTVGEVSIYSMLWYASYPESAGGLGLDIVDWRALLSADGEFDLYDYESEASAGWANDRVYPYTSPDSDEDGYVWVTTWDSEQDAQEFRDAYQQILDGLGAEQVGENTYRVSGNEYADAFRVVIDGKRVVVVNGPTVDAVDALKPEYAPNGTNTSVAGTATAITGTPGVVASTTATVAAPSVAVVA is encoded by the coding sequence ATGAAGCGACTCGCAATCGCCCTGGTGGTCCTCTCGGTCGTCCTCGCCGGCTGCAACGCCCCAGTCGACATCGGCGCGGACGCGACGGCCGACACGACCACGCCGTCGGACACGACGGCAGCGACCGACGCGACCACGAGCGAATCGTCGACCACCGACGAGAGCGACGGCGCACCCCCAGACCCCGAGGAGGACGTCATCGGGTGGGAGGACGGCGTCTGGCACAACGAATCGATCGACGTCGACCAGTCCGACGGCCTCACCGACGAGGAGATCGAGGCGTTCGTCTCCCGAGCGATGGCGCGCGTCGAACACATCCGAGAGAAGGAGTTCAAGGAACGCGTCCCCGTCGAGGTCGTCCCGCGAAGCGAGTACGCGAACCAGAGCGCGAACTCGAGCACGCCGAAGGCCCAGTCCGACTGGAACAACCAGGTCTGGGAAGCGCTGTTCATCTCCAGCGAATCGAGGAACGTCAGCGAGGAGCTCTCGACGTTCTACTCGACGGGCGTCGGCGGCTACTACAGTCCGACCGAGGACGCGATCGTCATCATCTCGGACGACCCGGACACGCCCGTCATCAGTAACGCGACGCTCGTCCACGAACTCCAGCACGCCCTCCAGGACCAGTACTTCGACCTGAGCCAGGACAAGTACAACGCACCGACCCAGGACGGGAGTCTCGCCGGGGACGGCATCGTCGAAGGCGACGCGAACTACGTCGAGTACGTGTACCGGGACTACTGCACGAACGGGACGTGGGACTGCGTCGCCACGCCCGCCTCCGACGGCGGCGCCGGTGGCGAGTTCAACTTCGGCATCTACGTCACGATCTTCAACCCGTACGCGGACGGCCCGAATTACGTCTCGGAACTCAAGCAGGCCGGCGGCTGGGACCTCGTCGACGACGTGATGCGGAACCCGCCGCAGTCCACGGAGACTGTCATCCACGCACGGACGCCCGACGAAGCAGAGGAACCGGCACCAATCGAGTACGAGGACACCGCGACCGACGGCTGGACGACGTTCGAGAACCAGGGCGTCGACGGCTACGACACTGTCGGCGAGGTGTCGATCTACTCGATGCTCTGGTACGCGTCGTACCCCGAGAGCGCCGGTGGACTCGGTCTGGACATCGTCGACTGGCGAGCGCTCCTCAGCGCGGACGGCGAGTTCGACCTCTACGACTACGAGAGCGAAGCGTCGGCCGGCTGGGCGAACGACCGCGTCTACCCCTACACGTCGCCCGACAGCGACGAGGACGGCTACGTGTGGGTGACGACGTGGGATAGCGAGCAGGACGCCCAGGAGTTCCGCGACGCCTACCAGCAGATCCTCGACGGCCTCGGCGCCGAACAGGTCGGCGAGAACACGTACCGGGTGTCCGGGAACGAGTACGCGGACGCGTTCCGCGTCGTCATCGACGGCAAACGCGTCGTCGTCGTGAACGGCCCGACCGTCGACGCGGTCGACGCCCTCAAGCCCGAGTACGCACCGAACGGGACGAACACGAGCGTCGCCGGCACAGCCACTGCAATCACCGGGACGCCCGGCGTCGTCGCCAGCACGACTGCCACCGTCGCGGCTCCGTCCGTCGCAGTCGTCGCGTAA
- a CDS encoding homing endonuclease associated repeat-containing protein, translated as MISGETIGEFYGNQHTSMNEKMEYADLREAVKSYAVEHGEPPTTEEAANDGRFPSLATIYKRLDGSWNDLLEDAGLKRGHVGEYGPAEATDMLQDMRAVLHTVESSYLTTRQYAENGSYADDTIKETFGSWREACERAKIDAGEKYGVRCEGPRGSTLESRQELKIAELLHERDIEYEVHPDLDGTSWVGDFYLSAFELWVEVNGFADGERPNAADFEQKLKHYEEQGLDCVVLESPEELVAEIRA; from the coding sequence GTGATTTCGGGTGAAACGATAGGAGAGTTCTACGGGAACCAGCACACGAGTATGAACGAGAAAATGGAGTATGCAGACTTACGCGAGGCGGTGAAATCGTATGCGGTAGAGCACGGCGAGCCACCGACGACCGAGGAAGCAGCAAACGACGGAAGGTTTCCATCTCTCGCGACCATTTACAAGAGACTCGATGGATCCTGGAACGACCTGTTGGAGGACGCAGGCCTGAAGCGAGGACACGTGGGGGAGTACGGACCAGCCGAAGCAACTGATATGTTGCAGGACATGCGTGCCGTTCTGCATACTGTCGAGAGCAGTTACCTCACGACACGGCAGTACGCAGAGAATGGCTCGTACGCCGACGATACAATTAAGGAGACGTTCGGGTCGTGGCGTGAAGCGTGCGAACGAGCGAAGATCGACGCTGGTGAGAAGTACGGAGTGAGGTGTGAGGGACCGCGCGGTTCGACGCTTGAGAGTCGTCAGGAACTGAAAATCGCGGAGTTACTCCACGAGCGTGATATCGAGTACGAGGTCCATCCGGATCTGGATGGAACGTCCTGGGTTGGTGACTTTTACCTTTCGGCGTTCGAGCTGTGGGTCGAAGTGAACGGATTTGCCGATGGCGAACGACCGAACGCAGCCGATTTCGAGCAAAAACTCAAGCACTACGAGGAGCAGGGGCTAGATTGCGTCGTCCTCGAATCACCCGAAGAACTAGTGGCCGAGATTCGGGCTTGA
- a CDS encoding FxLYD domain-containing protein, with product MKRRTFLAVTGATAASVALAGCGEPAQDNGDGGGNGGGDDDVDFDAVEGETGETADNLALTSTTMVETSRGVAVMGTVENTGETAYDFVEVEVTLNDGDSTIGEVADTSDDELDGLGAGELWRFMTSFDGEEMYAATGYTVNIDGELANGGTETTSS from the coding sequence ATGAAACGACGCACCTTCCTGGCGGTAACAGGAGCAACAGCAGCGAGCGTCGCGCTCGCCGGATGCGGCGAACCCGCCCAAGATAACGGCGACGGCGGCGGCAACGGTGGCGGCGACGACGACGTCGATTTCGACGCCGTCGAAGGGGAGACCGGCGAGACGGCGGACAACCTCGCGCTAACGAGTACCACCATGGTCGAAACCTCGCGCGGCGTGGCCGTGATGGGAACCGTCGAGAACACCGGTGAGACGGCCTACGACTTCGTCGAGGTCGAGGTGACGCTGAACGACGGTGACAGTACCATCGGTGAGGTGGCCGACACCAGCGATGACGAACTCGACGGCCTCGGTGCCGGTGAGCTCTGGCGCTTCATGACCAGCTTCGACGGCGAAGAGATGTACGCGGCGACCGGGTACACGGTCAATATCGACGGCGAGCTCGCGAACGGCGGGACCGAAACGACTAGCAGCTGA
- a CDS encoding DUF5807 family protein has translation MTDVQARREAFLAGDRPDDVAIYLADDYVDDLGRLEKYGVRTDDGIVIVVDGESGRNAFHAATGMDAMNFAQGAMSEAGPIGHDLTSGDCPAVDDEPDAEHVVEFVFAFSEDEKDGDEFDGLYTEGDVVHAYAHCTCGASYSDKWLAERD, from the coding sequence ATGACGGACGTGCAAGCCCGTCGCGAGGCGTTCCTCGCGGGGGACCGACCGGACGACGTGGCGATCTACCTCGCGGACGACTACGTGGACGACCTCGGGCGCCTCGAGAAGTACGGCGTCCGCACCGACGACGGCATCGTCATCGTCGTCGACGGCGAGAGCGGTCGGAACGCGTTCCACGCCGCCACCGGCATGGACGCGATGAACTTCGCGCAGGGCGCGATGAGCGAGGCGGGCCCGATCGGGCACGACCTCACGTCCGGCGACTGCCCCGCCGTCGACGACGAGCCGGACGCCGAGCACGTCGTCGAGTTCGTGTTCGCGTTCAGCGAGGACGAGAAGGACGGCGACGAGTTCGACGGCCTCTACACCGAGGGCGACGTCGTCCACGCGTACGCGCACTGCACGTGCGGCGCCTCCTACTCGGACAAGTGGCTCGCCGAGCGCGACTGA
- a CDS encoding nicotinate phosphoribosyltransferase: MTESFDTIAEGDVRSGRATDAYFDRTVEALEAADRNPHVVAEVTADQFPDGEFEVLAGVKDAAVLLEGRDVDAHAIREGRLFDGGPVLRIEGAYREFARLETSLLGFLSHASGFATGALRARRAAPDSNVLSFGARHVHPSIAAVVERAALVAGLDGFSHVAAGDVLGREASGTMPHALMLCFGRGNQEDAWRAFDDAAPEDVPRIALCDTFTDEKDEVLRAIEALGDRLDGVRLDTTGSRRGDFAHIVREVQWELDVRGHDEVDVFVSGGLGPEELRALRSVADGFGVGSAITDADPVDFALDIVAVDGDPVAKRGKLAGVKQVYRTDDGEHHVALADRPGPTDGTPLLEPLVDDGEIVREFDLEDATDRCLADAKRVDF, from the coding sequence ATGACCGAGTCGTTCGACACGATCGCCGAGGGCGACGTCCGCTCGGGGCGTGCGACGGACGCGTACTTCGACCGGACCGTCGAAGCGCTCGAGGCCGCGGACCGGAACCCGCACGTCGTCGCGGAAGTGACAGCCGACCAGTTCCCGGACGGCGAGTTCGAGGTGCTCGCGGGCGTGAAGGACGCCGCGGTGCTCCTCGAAGGCCGGGACGTCGACGCCCACGCCATTCGCGAAGGTCGCCTGTTCGACGGCGGCCCCGTACTCCGGATCGAGGGCGCGTACCGCGAGTTCGCACGCCTGGAGACGTCGCTCCTGGGATTCCTCTCGCACGCCAGCGGGTTCGCGACCGGCGCACTGCGTGCGCGCCGCGCCGCCCCGGACTCGAACGTCCTCTCGTTCGGTGCGCGTCACGTCCACCCGAGCATCGCCGCGGTCGTCGAACGCGCAGCGCTCGTCGCCGGTCTCGACGGATTCAGTCACGTCGCCGCTGGCGACGTCCTCGGCCGCGAAGCCAGCGGGACGATGCCGCACGCGCTCATGCTGTGCTTCGGCCGCGGCAACCAGGAGGACGCCTGGCGGGCGTTCGACGACGCCGCGCCCGAGGACGTCCCCCGGATCGCGCTCTGTGACACGTTCACCGACGAGAAGGACGAGGTGCTGCGAGCGATCGAGGCGCTCGGTGACCGCCTCGACGGCGTCCGCCTCGACACCACCGGCAGTCGCCGCGGCGACTTCGCGCACATCGTCCGCGAGGTCCAGTGGGAGCTAGACGTCCGCGGGCACGACGAAGTCGACGTCTTCGTCAGCGGCGGCCTCGGCCCCGAGGAACTCCGCGCGCTCCGGTCGGTCGCCGACGGCTTCGGCGTCGGGAGCGCGATCACGGACGCCGACCCCGTCGACTTCGCGCTCGACATCGTCGCGGTCGACGGCGACCCAGTCGCCAAGCGCGGGAAGCTCGCCGGCGTGAAGCAAGTCTATCGGACCGACGACGGCGAGCATCACGTCGCGCTCGCCGACCGCCCCGGCCCCACGGACGGCACGCCACTCCTCGAGCCGCTCGTCGACGACGGCGAGATCGTTCGCGAGTTCGACCTCGAGGATGCCACCGACCGCTGTCTCGCCGACGCGAAGCGCGTCGACTTCTGA
- a CDS encoding TIGR00296 family protein, translating into MSKATTASFSYDDGARAVELARESVESFVVNGQREQPGSMRDAFYERTGAFVRLESTRGRGSLRGCAGGYESDERVGHVIVDAAIEAASEDSCGSEITPSELDNLTVSLCYVNNVVLTDDPVADIEIGRHGAAIDTGAESGWLYPTVPLEHGWSAEEYLARVCRKAGLAPNAYEREDVMVTLFDGQVFRERKPHGSIQELGSP; encoded by the coding sequence ATGTCGAAGGCGACCACCGCCAGTTTCTCGTATGATGACGGTGCGCGAGCGGTCGAACTCGCTCGCGAATCCGTCGAGTCGTTCGTCGTCAACGGACAGCGCGAACAGCCGGGGAGTATGCGGGACGCCTTCTACGAGCGAACCGGTGCGTTCGTTCGACTCGAGTCGACGCGAGGACGCGGGAGTCTCCGCGGTTGCGCGGGCGGATACGAGAGCGACGAGCGCGTCGGGCACGTCATCGTGGACGCCGCCATCGAAGCGGCGAGCGAAGATTCCTGTGGCTCCGAGATCACGCCCTCGGAGCTGGACAACCTCACGGTGTCGCTGTGTTACGTGAACAACGTCGTGTTGACGGACGACCCCGTGGCGGACATCGAGATCGGTCGGCACGGCGCGGCGATCGACACCGGCGCCGAGTCGGGGTGGCTCTACCCGACGGTTCCCCTCGAGCACGGATGGAGCGCGGAGGAGTACTTGGCGCGCGTCTGCCGGAAGGCGGGGCTGGCACCGAACGCGTACGAGCGCGAGGACGTGATGGTGACGCTGTTCGACGGACAGGTGTTCCGCGAGCGAAAGCCTCACGGGAGCATCCAGGAACTGGGATCGCCGTAA